The genomic interval CTCATGCAATTATTTGTTCAGTTACAATGACAGTGGCTGTTGTCCTCTTGAGGGAGCCTTTTGTCATGTGGAAATCATTGCATCAGAATGTACACAGTCAAAGAGATGTGCTGGCAATGAACAAGCTCAAATGCAGGCCACAGGTGGAaaatggggaaaaaaaaaagtgaaccCTTCAATTCAGAAGTAACTCCTTCCAAATGGCtatcaaaaattttttgttcttatttagTACTTCATttggtatttttatttttagggtttaagattcaaatttgaatgttttacttacaataaaaaataaaacaaatgacataaaattattttttaaaaaagatcaaACGGGACATAAAACGAAAGCAGATTTTGTTTCGAAATACCCTAACTTGCAAGCTGAATTTCAATGtgatttgaaatttcttgCCCAAGTTGTCAAAGCATGAGCAGGACTTGGGGAAGTTTTGGAATAGATTCCCTATACACTTGCAATGGTAAATTAATGGATTTTTCCAAGGAAAAAACCCcatttttctccaattatGAAAGCAACCCAAAGTTTCTTTTATCATTGCCCAATTTTCTAGaccttaaaaatgaaaaattttcaaaccccgattaaattaaaatttaaaatcattaaaatatttataattaactttCAATTCGAGATTTGACAtctaaatatttgatttattaattaatatataaattttttttatttttctttaattccaataaaagaaaacttcCAATTCAAGACTTAATCGTACAAATCtataacatttattaaaattatccttaaaatGGTGTCTCCTTCTCCGGCAAATGATACCTAAGACTTTGTCTCCTTCACAACATTTCCAATTTTGACTAGCAATCAAGacttaataataaaaacaaaaattgaaaaatttagtACTAACTTTGGAAAGATCATTTTCCAATCGACTTGGTCTACCATGATTGTGATCTTACATACATTGGTTTTCAAAGCCAAATtaatatcattaaattaaaaaaatattttttttacgctttaaaattaaaaatattacatatttatattataaaatattaaaatttaatataaaatatatggaaattaaatttttatctagACAAAATATTGATAGGAAAAACATTGCATAGACAATGTACATATCTACACAAAACCGTGGCTTTTAAGtcgaaaaattaattataaatatcaataaactattaaaagaaattaatgagCTATTAAACCGGAGGGCGGCTTGAGTCACCCACCGGTCCAACCGGCGAACTTGAGGAGGATCCTTCGCCATCATTTGCCGCCACCTTTGGTGACTTCATGGAAGATGCTCTACTGAAAAACGGTGGTGTCATGCTAAACACCCACCGGTCCGACTTAACTCCCTGGTCCAACCTCTCGAGCCGCCTAAAAGACTTTCCCCTACGGCTCCCGCCGTCTTCCCCGGTTCGGAACCCCCGTCGCGAACTCCTTTCCCTGGGCAACACCACCATGCTCAGTGCCCGGTTCAGCTCCCGTTTCATAAACTGCTTTCGGACCTCGGCCGGCAAACGCAAAGTGAAACGGTCGGTGTTCTCACCTGGCTGGACCAAAGAGTGTCCGGTGGAGTGAGACCGCGGGAAAAAGAGTTTACGTGCACGGCTCGATCTTGATCCACGTGTGCGGTTCCTGTTTAAAGTTCGGCTCAAACTGATTACTTCAACCTCCGGAGCAACTTGGGCATCCACGTCGCAGTTCACATTATTgtttcttctcctttcttcGTCCGTTTCCGACTCACCGTCGTCGTTCTGAGCCTCGAGGTCTACCTCGGCGGCAGAGTTGTTCAACTCGGTGGGTTGACTCACTGGTTCACCTGGTTGAGGAGCGAGATTAGCTCTACAGACGGGGCAAGTGTTATGAGAAGCTAACCAAGCGTCGATACATTCAGGGTGGAAAACGTGATCGCATTTGGGTATCAAACGCAGTGTTTCGTCGTCTTCGAATTCATTCAAACAAACCGCGCACTCCAGAGCCCCTTTCCCGATCTTGTGAACCTTAACTTCGGAGTAAACCATGGTGGGGAAAGTCTCGATCACCGACGCTTCAAGCCCGCGCGTCCCGCGCCGCGACCGGCCGGCTCCAGCAGCTACAGGGCGGACGCTGTTGGCGTTGGAATCGGAGCAGTTCCGGATGTAAATCGAGAAAAGACCCATAAAGAACAGAGCAGCTATCAAAACGACAACAATTATGGCCATGGAAGGGCTGAAACGCGCGTAGGAGTAACGCTCGTCGCTCTGATTGATCGGTTGGGCGGCGGAGGGAGGCGGAGAAAGGAGTAcgaagaggaagaagaggaGAAGAGAAACGATTCCATGTTTGGCGGTGCACGACATGGTGGGATGAGGAGCATTTGGAGGATTGAGAGACTGAGAATAGAGGGCGGAGGGCGGGTTTtaaatgagagagagagagaggaagaaggAAGGGGAAAGAGGTGGGTGGGGTCCATGGCTGGAGTTAGTTTCTGTGGTGCTTCTTAGATGGCTGTTGGGGGGTCAGCCGTGGTGAGCCACATGGGAAGGGTGGGTGTGAGTCATTTGTCAAGGAAGGTTCTAAAGAAAAAGGGTGCTTTGTACAATTTGGGAGGTAGAAATGAGctctataataataataataataataactataataataataatgatgatgatggtaaaggtatcttataattttaatatattataaaatttaatatttatatcttATCGAGTtagattaataataatttaatcaaaattcgattaaaatttgaatctattaattttaattaaaagtgACGTAGACAGTTACTACAAAATTTGGTTCGACCtaaattcaataataaaaatataatttaattatttatatatattattagttaaaattaaaattaagtttaaagttaattttatatttagatgatttataaattaaaatgtttattttatcaattataattaatacatACACTAAAGGTAATATAAAAagtaatattaatattaaaaattttattatctataattaaattcaaataataactACCTTAAAATGATTAGGCGTACCCTATTTCAATCTATTAATAAGGTATCCCAATCTTAATTAAATGAATCGGACAGCACCGAATATCCATTTACATAGTTCCTATCACCATTCCTACTCTTGTTTGGTAATGTATAATTAATGCAAAAGCAAGAGACTTTCATGGCGATATTTGTAGTTATAAAAAGTTACCGATTCTATTAATTACTACTAAACTTGCTTTGGGGttctacaaaataaaataaaaaatcaaacattatCTATAGACTAATTAATAGttattttctcaagttaaaCTAATTACATGTCTTAAAcgaaatgttaaaaaaaacaagaattcaaACAACTTAATATGTTATTATTTGACATGAAATGGTTCCAAGATCAAGAAACTTCTTagtttttgtttgtaaaaaccttaatataaaaatatgatacCTTTCGATcgactaaaaataaataaaattttcaagaatcgtaaattttttaattttaaatgaaaactTTACTCACaacaagttaaaaaaatttctcttaACATTTACGAGCACATGTTACATACTTAATTTCTAACTGTATTGATGGTATTAGTTCATTgttgacttaattaaaatcgATTTCGCCTTCTATTTATTTAGTACCCactaaaaagtttttttttgtttttgtttttatttttattttgtgaaaaCTATAggtattaattaaaaaaaaagtcaaaatttcaCAGACATAGTTGAACTAACTTTTTCTTGTCTAGTTCGCAATAATTCcgcatgaaaaaaaaagtcaaaatttagCTTTTACTTTGATTGCAATAGTGGGATAGGATGTGTTTTTGCTAAGGTGAGGTGGAATGGGATGAGAAGTAGAGGATAAACTTCTAGAAGGATTGAATTCCCTAATTGATGGGGCGTCTAATTAGGGTCATGTTCAAAGCCTGAACGTTTTGCAGCCATGCAAGACCATTTACAATTTCATGGGTCCCCACTTGGGAATTCAAGTTAGCATCATTGAATTATCTATggaaataaacaaaaacaaaatattttcattgtATTTATTAGTAGGTAAGTGATTTTAAACACGAAATTTTTCATATACATGTTACACGTAATTATACGTAATGAAAATATCGGTATATATCATAAAATTTACTGTGATGATGAAATCCGtaattttaaaagagaaataaagatgGAATTTTACGAGTTATATtgttaaaattgatttttatgtatgaaaattttttaaacattgttAATTATGGCCGATCATGTTTTTAGTACGTATATGTAATTTAGATTTAgattgttaattaaatttttagaattggAATCAAAGCAAATCACATAGAGGTGGTTGAAATAATTGAGTATTTGATTCATTGATTAGTATATAATCCTTTACTTAGATAGTAGAGttcgaattttttttttaattaaaaaaaaaaacactgaGAGGCGGCTGAAGTAGCCAAATTCTTTCTTCCAAAATGGTGTGTCCACTGTTTGATCATTGTGAGAGTAGGGCTTTGAAGCAATCTAGACTCAATCAGGCTGCTTGAGCAGCCAATTAATGTACTTTGCTTGGCTCCAGTTTTTGAATCTTGAAAAGAATCTTTTGCTTTCTTTAATCAGTTTTCCTGCTTCTAGGCTCAAGTGCCACTTGGAAAATTTGGTTAAATTATTAGATTCCGCCAGGAAGCCCTGGAAGAAATTCTTGTAAGTTAAAAGCCAGGTGTGCATGTGGATTGGGCATAGCAAAGCAGAGTTTGCAAGGAATTTGTTTTACTTCCTGGAAGCTGCAACATATAGTCAAAAGCTTCTTGCAAAGAACATGTTCCACGGGACCCCAGcttggaaaagaaaagcaaataaagaaaagaaaataagggtTTTCCCTCTTAACAATTCtgttaattttttgtatttatcGTCGTTTTTTCAATGTACTCCAATATATGCTTaactttaataaaaattaactcTCGTTAGATTTAATATTCATTAACATTTCTTAACTCTAATGCAAAATTTTGTCGAGAACCCGGTTCGGGTTTTCCATTCTTTATTTGTACCCGATGATTATATTATGCAAATGGGGTagttcttttttaattaatgtcCCTAATCATCCTTGATGAAGGCAAGATtccattttaatatttttttcttttaaaactttCTAGCAATGGGAAGAAGCTTAACAATTATTGGCTAAGTACATAAAGAGAAGCATTAGATTCTGGCAGCTATAAGGACAAGAAAACTACGAGCGGAGAGAGTGGAGGAGGCTGAAGCTCCCTCTCCTTGTTGACATTGCCTTCACACACATGATGACTCTAGGAAGAGATAGCGGGACTCTACTGAGCTTTCAAGCAAACCAATAGCTCACAAGCAACGCGTAAACTTGACTAAGTCACCCAGCAATATTGACTGAAAAACCCTACTTAAAGCTAGGCTATAATACTACTTAATTCGttgttcttttcttaattACTATACGAAAATGCTTTGCCAACTAGTTCTTCTTTTGAGCATAAAACTCCATATGGATAATACCCATTTGAACGGGCTCAGACTCATTCAATATTCTTCTCTGTCGGATATTGCAGCCATGGCTggctacatatatatatcccaTCGTATGATCCTACAATTTTTTAGTCTGTCGATAAATAT from Theobroma cacao cultivar B97-61/B2 chromosome 5, Criollo_cocoa_genome_V2, whole genome shotgun sequence carries:
- the LOC18600420 gene encoding E3 ubiquitin-protein ligase ATL31; translation: MSCTAKHGIVSLLLFFLFVLLSPPPSAAQPINQSDERYSYARFSPSMAIIVVVLIAALFFMGLFSIYIRNCSDSNANSVRPVAAGAGRSRRGTRGLEASVIETFPTMVYSEVKVHKIGKGALECAVCLNEFEDDETLRLIPKCDHVFHPECIDAWLASHNTCPVCRANLAPQPGEPVSQPTELNNSAAEVDLEAQNDDGESETDEERRRNNNVNCDVDAQVAPEVEVISLSRTLNRNRTRGSRSSRARKLFFPRSHSTGHSLVQPGENTDRFTLRLPAEVRKQFMKRELNRALSMVVLPRERSSRRGFRTGEDGGSRRGKSFRRLERLDQGVKSDRWVFSMTPPFFSRASSMKSPKVAANDGEGSSSSSPVGPVGDSSRPPV